The following are encoded together in the Myxocyprinus asiaticus isolate MX2 ecotype Aquarium Trade chromosome 7, UBuf_Myxa_2, whole genome shotgun sequence genome:
- the ccdc149b gene encoding coiled-coil domain-containing protein 149-B isoform X1, with the protein MNPPRRSESDWQGLVNEFLVCKRKLESKKEALLILSKELDTCQQERDQFKLMANQLRERHQGLKKKYRELIDGDPSLPPEKRNQVNLAQLLRDSREQNKQLSEELKELNQRLTEVQGDNKLLRMTIAKQRLGDEEVGARHFPAHEREDLVQQLERAREQNEALEQSLKAATDELQDVRAERKVYQEKAHRLNLEINHILGSHENRILDIDALCMENRYLHERLLQLQEEVSLLKSNVMKYKNALESKKNCKGYGKNNSALTGVLSAKQVQELLLSEENGCSLPVTPQSISDLKSLATALLETIHEKNMVIQHQRQTNKILGNRVAELERKLKTLEMSGLWSLPGITYNVSLGLGRRKAVIVLSDSQHVQSTTEQSVHLTPESMGDEEIVTGEEVTEDTGLSADISQDDCQAVAVEVNQTSGYLNTTYLVSQTPQSSKPVQSILSLASTKCKSLACCDSEKPVCLAESRSEKCEIQARQHNKDLESPVHQSMNREVSFKSSEQEAENYVSVVYSEVDSLPLASETCDSFDYISTSEPCTPEQQTERSVDEETEHASLNTSPLAQKPSHQE; encoded by the exons ATGAATCCTCCCAGAAGAAGCGAAAGCGATTGGCAAGGTTTGGTGAATGAG TTCCTGGTGTGCAAGAGAAAGCTGGAGAGCAAGAAAGAGGCACTGCTGATCTTATCTAAAGAGCTGGACACCTGCCAACAGGAGCGAGATCAATTTAAGTTAATGGCAAACCAGCTCCGTGAGCGCCACCAAGGGCTGAAGAAAAAGTACAGAGAGCTCATA GATGGTGACCCCTCTCTGCCTCCTGAAAAAAGAAACCAA GTCAATCTGGCCCAGTTACTCAGAGACTCCCGAGAACAGAACAAACAGCTGAGTGAAGAGTTGAAGGAACTGAACCAACGTTTAACAGAGGTGCAGGGTGATAACAAG CTGCTAAGGATGACCATCGCAAAGCAGCGTCTAGGGGATGAGGAGGTAGGGGCTCGCCACTTTCCAGCCCACGAGAGAGAAGATCTTGTTCAGCAGTTAGAAAGAGCTCGAGAACAG AATGAAGCACTGGAGCAAAGCTTAAAGGCAGCCACGGATGAACTCCAGGATGTGAGAGCAGAGCGTAAAGTGTACCAGGAGAAAGCCCATAGACTAAATCTGGAAATCAACCACATCCTGGGTAGCCATGAGAACCGCATCCTGGATATAGATGCTCTATGTATGGAGAACAG ATATCTGCATGAGCGGCTTTTGCAGCTTCAGGAGGAGGTCAGTCTCCTCAAATCAAATGTCATGAAGTACAAG AATGCTTTAGAAAGCAAAAAGAACTGCAAAGGCTATGGCAAAAACAACAGTGCTCTGACCGGTGTCCTGTCTGCCAAACAAG tgcaagaGCTGTTGCTGTCTGAGGAGAATGGGTGCAGTCTCCCAGTCACTCCTCAGTCTATTAGTGATCTGAAGTCTCTGGCCACGGCTCTGCTGGAGACCATTCACGAGAAGAACATGGTCATTCAGCATCAACGACAAACCAACAA GATCCTGGGAAACCGGGTTGCAGAACTGGAGAGGAAGTTAAAAACATTGGAAATGTCTGGGTTGTGGAGTCTTCCAG GCATCACCTACAATGTGTCTCTTGGACTAGGGA GAAGGAAAGCTGTTATTGTCCTCAGTGACTCTCAGCATGTTCAGTCCACCACAGAACAGTCAGTACATCTAACACCAGAGTCAATGG GAGATGAAGAGATAGTGACTGGAGAAGAGGTCACAGAGGACACTGGACTCAGTGCAGACATCAGCCAAGACGACTGTCAAGCTGTAGCAGTTGAGGTGAACCAAACGAGTGGTTATTTAAACACCACTTATTTGGTCTCACAAACTCCACAATCCAGTAAACCAGTACAAAGCATCCTGTCTTTGGCGAGCACAAAGTGTAAATCCCTTGCATGTTGTGACTCTGAGAAGCCTGTGTGTCTTGCTGAAAGCAGATCAGAAAAATGTGAGATTCAAGCACGACAACACAATAAAGATTTGGAAAGCCCTGTACATCAATCTATGAACAGGGAAGTGTCTTTCAAAAGTTCGGAACAAGAGGCTGAGAATTATGTTTCTGTTGTTTATTCTGAGGTGGACAGTCTGCCTTTGGCATCAGAGACTTGTGACAGTTTTGACTATATCTCTACATCGGAGCCTTGTACACCAGAACAGCAAACAGAACGATCAGTTGATGAAGAAACTGAGCATGCTTCCCTAAACACAAGTCCTCTTGCTCAAAAGCCATCACATCAGGAATGA
- the ccdc149b gene encoding coiled-coil domain-containing protein 149-B isoform X2 — protein sequence MNPPRRSESDWQGLVNEFLVCKRKLESKKEALLILSKELDTCQQERDQFKLMANQLRERHQGLKKKYRELIDGDPSLPPEKRNQVNLAQLLRDSREQNKQLSEELKELNQRLTEVQGDNKLLRMTIAKQRLGDEEVGARHFPAHEREDLVQQLERAREQNEALEQSLKAATDELQDVRAERKVYQEKAHRLNLEINHILGSHENRILDIDALCMENRYLHERLLQLQEEVSLLKSNVMKYKNALESKKNCKGYGKNNSALTGVLSAKQVQELLLSEENGCSLPVTPQSISDLKSLATALLETIHEKNMVIQHQRQTNKILGNRVAELERKLKTLEMSGLWSLPGRKAVIVLSDSQHVQSTTEQSVHLTPESMGDEEIVTGEEVTEDTGLSADISQDDCQAVAVEVNQTSGYLNTTYLVSQTPQSSKPVQSILSLASTKCKSLACCDSEKPVCLAESRSEKCEIQARQHNKDLESPVHQSMNREVSFKSSEQEAENYVSVVYSEVDSLPLASETCDSFDYISTSEPCTPEQQTERSVDEETEHASLNTSPLAQKPSHQE from the exons ATGAATCCTCCCAGAAGAAGCGAAAGCGATTGGCAAGGTTTGGTGAATGAG TTCCTGGTGTGCAAGAGAAAGCTGGAGAGCAAGAAAGAGGCACTGCTGATCTTATCTAAAGAGCTGGACACCTGCCAACAGGAGCGAGATCAATTTAAGTTAATGGCAAACCAGCTCCGTGAGCGCCACCAAGGGCTGAAGAAAAAGTACAGAGAGCTCATA GATGGTGACCCCTCTCTGCCTCCTGAAAAAAGAAACCAA GTCAATCTGGCCCAGTTACTCAGAGACTCCCGAGAACAGAACAAACAGCTGAGTGAAGAGTTGAAGGAACTGAACCAACGTTTAACAGAGGTGCAGGGTGATAACAAG CTGCTAAGGATGACCATCGCAAAGCAGCGTCTAGGGGATGAGGAGGTAGGGGCTCGCCACTTTCCAGCCCACGAGAGAGAAGATCTTGTTCAGCAGTTAGAAAGAGCTCGAGAACAG AATGAAGCACTGGAGCAAAGCTTAAAGGCAGCCACGGATGAACTCCAGGATGTGAGAGCAGAGCGTAAAGTGTACCAGGAGAAAGCCCATAGACTAAATCTGGAAATCAACCACATCCTGGGTAGCCATGAGAACCGCATCCTGGATATAGATGCTCTATGTATGGAGAACAG ATATCTGCATGAGCGGCTTTTGCAGCTTCAGGAGGAGGTCAGTCTCCTCAAATCAAATGTCATGAAGTACAAG AATGCTTTAGAAAGCAAAAAGAACTGCAAAGGCTATGGCAAAAACAACAGTGCTCTGACCGGTGTCCTGTCTGCCAAACAAG tgcaagaGCTGTTGCTGTCTGAGGAGAATGGGTGCAGTCTCCCAGTCACTCCTCAGTCTATTAGTGATCTGAAGTCTCTGGCCACGGCTCTGCTGGAGACCATTCACGAGAAGAACATGGTCATTCAGCATCAACGACAAACCAACAA GATCCTGGGAAACCGGGTTGCAGAACTGGAGAGGAAGTTAAAAACATTGGAAATGTCTGGGTTGTGGAGTCTTCCAG GAAGGAAAGCTGTTATTGTCCTCAGTGACTCTCAGCATGTTCAGTCCACCACAGAACAGTCAGTACATCTAACACCAGAGTCAATGG GAGATGAAGAGATAGTGACTGGAGAAGAGGTCACAGAGGACACTGGACTCAGTGCAGACATCAGCCAAGACGACTGTCAAGCTGTAGCAGTTGAGGTGAACCAAACGAGTGGTTATTTAAACACCACTTATTTGGTCTCACAAACTCCACAATCCAGTAAACCAGTACAAAGCATCCTGTCTTTGGCGAGCACAAAGTGTAAATCCCTTGCATGTTGTGACTCTGAGAAGCCTGTGTGTCTTGCTGAAAGCAGATCAGAAAAATGTGAGATTCAAGCACGACAACACAATAAAGATTTGGAAAGCCCTGTACATCAATCTATGAACAGGGAAGTGTCTTTCAAAAGTTCGGAACAAGAGGCTGAGAATTATGTTTCTGTTGTTTATTCTGAGGTGGACAGTCTGCCTTTGGCATCAGAGACTTGTGACAGTTTTGACTATATCTCTACATCGGAGCCTTGTACACCAGAACAGCAAACAGAACGATCAGTTGATGAAGAAACTGAGCATGCTTCCCTAAACACAAGTCCTCTTGCTCAAAAGCCATCACATCAGGAATGA